The Apostichopus japonicus isolate 1M-3 chromosome 3, ASM3797524v1, whole genome shotgun sequence region GTGGTAATGGGGCTGTACAACTGATGAGAATCAAACCAACTCAAGTACTTTGTGCAGTCAAGACTCAGTACAAACATCTGAATGAAGAAACTGCCGGTCAGGTGAATAAACCTATAACTCATTTACATTATAACTAAATTTGTAGTTATGATATAcgtaaatttgaaattaaagcagctgtttttctttttatttcaccatatattatttttatattagcTTGATTATGACTTTCCAGAATTTCAGTTAAAACTCTGTCTTATTGCAGCAAGAATTTGATAGAAATTTGCTTTTTGGTTTGTTTAGCATTTTGTGGCTTTCATATTTGTATGGTAttattttcctctctttttcaGAACTTTGCAAGCGAGGTGAGAGTTTTGAAAGCATTACAAGGCTTACAGTGCATTCCAACATTTTTCGGCGTCACTTTGCCACAAGACGATGGACCTTTTCCCGCCATAGTGCAAGAGTTCGTCAGAAACGGTCAATCGTACACTGCAACGTCACTCTATGATGCCACAGAAAAGTGTCTTATCACAAAAGATAATTATTTACAGGTGGCGATGGATATCTGTTTGGCTCTGAGGGACATGCACGACAGATATTGGTTGCATTGTGACATCAAATCGGACAACATTATGTTGCAGACATCGAGTGTCGCACACGACACTGAGAACCTCTGGGATGACGTCGACAGCGTTGCATCATGGGAACCAACTCAGGACATATATCCTACTGAGTCAAATCCAAActtcaaaattaaattgattgattttggATTGACATTAAACATGAGTGATcaagaacaatatttaaaattcaCCGACGAAAGACAAGCCGAGGTGTTGAAGAACTCCATTCATGTTGCACCGGAAGTAATCACAGGTCAAAGGCCATTCAGCAAAGCTTCTGATGTATTTTCCATCGGCCGCGTCCTGAAAGACCTGAGTGTCGTCGGAGACGACTTTCTGATGCGTCTTGGAGATCAATGTATGAAACCTAATCCAGATGAAAGACCAAAACTGGATGACGTCATAGATATTATAAATGGCAGGATACAGAGTGTGAAGATACCTTAATGTTACAATGATGAGCTTTAATCATGTGAATCATGGTTACTAAACTGAAAGCCGAAAATCATGAGAAAACATCTTTTAAGACATATTTTAATTACTATCACTGATGATATATCATGTGATTTTATTTCATGGTAAAAGtgctttttatatttttactcatatttattatattttgacacgtgcaataaaaaattaaacaacGTTTCGTAATGTCATTTTTGCTCTTATTGAAGTATTTAGGCTATATATCTTTACCATCTACTTTGGGATTAAGCACATAGATGTATTATACCCTATAAGACCATTCACCTATTATTCCCTAGTAATAGTATTATTCCCTATAAGACCATTTTTGCTCTTATtgaattatgtatatatgtttaccaTCTACTTTGGGGGACTATAAGCACACAGATGTATTATACCCTACAAGACCATTCACGATAAATTAGCTTACCTAcacttgatgacgtcattggcAGTATGTTAGCATACAGAGTAACCAGGTACCTTGACGGGTTGTACCGATCAGCCGCAGTTATAATGATCATTGGTGTCAGTGAAGTCGGAAATAAATTCTTCAATTCGTGGTTTTGTTCAAAACAGTAACACAGAAGTAGGCCAAGCGAAAAACAGTGAAAGGGGGAAACGTTCACGCAAACCCATCCCATACTTATTCAAACTTACAAACGCA contains the following coding sequences:
- the LOC139958509 gene encoding probable serine/threonine-protein kinase DDB_G0281745, whose amino-acid sequence is MGLSNVPYIPPRDLEEVEDEWGMPIFLGGGGNGAVQLMRIKPTQVLCAVKTQYKHLNEETAGQNFASEVRVLKALQGLQCIPTFFGVTLPQDDGPFPAIVQEFVRNGQSYTATSLYDATEKCLITKDNYLQVAMDICLALRDMHDRYWLHCDIKSDNIMLQTSSVAHDTENLWDDVDSVASWEPTQDIYPTESNPNFKIKLIDFGLTLNMSDQEQYLKFTDERQAEVLKNSIHVAPEVITGQRPFSKASDVFSIGRVLKDLSVVGDDFLMRLGDQCMKPNPDERPKLDDVIDIINGRIQSVKIP